The window tttcttttatttgaaaAGAATTTTTCCTGATATTACAATTAAGCCCTTGTTCCCAAAAGTTATATTCCATAAccctttttctctttggtaaaattcagaataagcctttgtattaaagttttagttctagaactaccccatctaccttataattatttctaaggccctgcttgtttctgaaattacaagaatacccttcaaccattaaatttgagattttggtcattcttgtgggccataagcgatccgatttcggtccttggaatccggatccgcatcatcGAGTTTCTGTTTTATATCTTGAGTTTCTATTCTTATCTCTAGTCGTTATAAATTTTCTCCTCAGTTTCAGATCTAGTTTTACTGTTGACATACCCTTAAGTTTAGTCACAAGCGAAACAAAATCCAAGGTTTTCTTTATCGGGTATCAAATGGGAGCTACGGGCAAATAGCACACCATTGGTGCTTTGCTCTCATATTCTTCATTGCACGGTTCGGATGGACTCTTTCCCTACTAAAATAGAAAGGGCTGTATCACATTGAGATGTCAATTTGTTTTCTGCCTCCAATGAGATGGGGAATTTGTAACCTCTGTCCCTTCATTTTTCTGAATCAAGGCCCGGCCACCTTTCAGTTGGATTGTAAATGCTTAAATATGATGTACCATAAAATCTGCAGTTCTTGATGGAATAGGTAACAAAGAGACTTTGCCGCCTACTGCTACTAAATTACCACCTCCCTAAGTCAAACTGGTGATTGTTGTTGCACTAGGGGCTGTTGCACTAGGCGTTCAAGCATGGGTGTTTTGTTTCCATTGAGCAATGACAGGTTGTGAGTTTTGTTGTCAATTTACTGCCTATTCTGACTGTGATGCAGAtatggttggaccagcatgaccggtgCCAAGAGCTAAGAAGAAGCGGTCCAACCCATTGTTTTCGTCcgacaagggttggaaataaattaGTAGTTACTTGTCTTTgatttcatgccttttattttccagatttgaatgtaggagttgggatttctttcctttgcatTGGTTTcattttatggttgtttcctagttagGCTAGATActatttcagttgagtttctaattctatgtctttacttttctatcTATTGGCTATAACCGATGGACAAGTTAGAGTGAATTAatttgaatgagaattggtTTGATTTATGCACTATGTGAGTGTGTGATTCCCTTCCTTTCCCCTGCTACTATGACCtttcctttcttccctaaggcccaccgtcaacttggtatcagagccgaaggataaACGTTCCATTCTTTTTGAATCCCATCCTGCCACAATACATCTGAAACCCCTTCCGGGTGAGTCATTCTTGCGTTCGGCTTCCCTAGATGGCACACTTCATACCATGTGGGAAAACATTTGATGCAAGCCACATTGCAACCCTCTTTTTCAATGAGGTTGTATGTCTACATAGGTTGCTGTAGTTGATCATTTCGGATCGTGATGTAAATTTATGAGCTACTTTTGGAAGACATGGTGGTTAAAGGCGAATACAACAACCCTCCATCCATAAACAGGTAGTCAGACTGAAGTCATCAATCAAAGCTCAAGTAATCTCTTATGCTACCTTTGAGAGATTATGAGAAGAGCTGGCCATCTATACCCGACGTAGCTGAGTTTTCTCATAACAGCTTGATCACTCGCATAGTCGCACTACGGGTTGCACTCCATTTGAGATCATACTTGGAGTTCAGCTCAAGAGGTCTAttggtttcttctcttttcatacACGAGTCAGTATTGAGGCGGACAAGTTTATTTGGCTTATTATTGAGGTGCACATTGATGTTTGCCGACACAATACTCTTCAAAAATGTTGTATATAAAGCTCCGACTGATTGTCATCGTCATCGTGTTTTCTTCTAGTCCAGAGATATGGTCATTATTCGAATTTATCTGGAAAGATTTGCTCCGGGCACTAATCATATGCATTGTATCCACGGAAGATGGGTCCTTATAAAGTGCTGAAAAAAGATAGGCCCTAATGCAAATGTTCTTTAACTGCCACCATATATGATTATCAATAATGTATTCAACGTGGCAGATTTGATTCTATATGTGATTTAGATGAGGGTGACACAAAGCATCCTCTTGAGTTATGCTAGTTTGTTACTGTTAACGACAATATTAGGGTTGTATGCTTGAATCAGTcaagcctttatttataataaagagaggagaagagaaaatacaAGTATGTGCCCCTCCGACCGGCTCTCGTTGATTAGAATCGGTGGAGGGGGAAAAGGTTAGGAATGCCCCCTGCGGCACCTACTTATTTCAACTGCTACGCTCAAAGACAAGTTTGAAGATGTCATTGATGATAGATAGACTATGATATGGAGTGACTTTCTTGTCAAATGAAAGGGACTACCAAAAACAGATTGCACTTGGATCATCTTGACGATTTCAGGTGACTCAATTTGGATCTCTACGGGCATTACATGTCACTTTAATATTCAACAGGGACAAATGCTTTTGAgcagggagagttgatgcagggGAGTTTCTCACTTACTCCTGCAATAGTAAAGGAAAGAGCCAGGCCACGATTTTTAAAGGGAGCCTTTTCCTCATTTGACCCGGCATGGGCTAAGTCCAGCCCATTCATGGGAATAGTCCACCACTCCAGCTTGTGGGCCTAAGTAACTTCTAATTTTATTtaagttctttctttttttaagtagtAATTATTTCAGTTTAAGATCTTTAACTTGCGTAGAGGGTTTACTTTTAGGTTTCCTTTTTGTTTAGGTTATTATTTGCTTCGTAATTGTGGGTAGACCCGATAActttcttttaaatttaaaagATGGCTTGTGGGGCTATTGCCCAATGATTTTGATGAATGGAGTTCATTGGCCTTGCCATTTTCTGCTGAGGAAGTGAGCATTCTGTGAGAGACAGTGAGGAATGAGAAGCTTAATTGATTCGAGAGAATCTGATTCAGGCCATTGGTGGGAATTCAAAGGTCATATCCCCTATCTATATTCTGTTTTCTTCTCATGTAATTTTCTGTTATCACCTACTATCTATTGAGGTTGCTGGAATTTGATTCAGTCTGTGATTGGTTGGAGTAACACCTTCTCAGGTTGTTGTTTGTGTTTTTACTACTGAAGTTTAAAACAGAACAGAACCCCAGCAAGAAGACCTAGCGGCAACCCTTTTTTGGGGTCTTTTTTGGCAGAATCGACACACCTTATTGAAAGGAATCTATCCATCAGATTTCAATCGTATTCTGGGTATTAAAAGGCTACCCCAAGAGGGCCCTTCGACCTAGGTTTGGTGGTGATCAGGTCTTCTGATCTGGAGATATTAAAAATCTCCTAAATCTAATCCCATTTGACTccagatttgaagttttgaattCTGTCAAATCCAACCATACTTGGGGAATTTGTTAACCTATTGGCTGCTAGAGCTGACCAGAATTGGAGCCCCATCCCAAAATATTGACTTTGACGTCTACTTCACATAATTTCTGGTTTTATGGTTATTTGAGATCCTGTTAAGGGGTGAGTTTCTGAACCCTTGTGTTCAGCCTACCTATCCCCATCACCTGTTGTGTATGAAGTTCCTACAATTTATTGACAATGGTGTTTCCAAAATTTTAATCtattcatagttgtcatggagactaggcaacccaaggcgttggaggggagCCTATGGGACAGGGTTCCTCAGGTGTGCAATAGAAGACTATTTGTAACATAAtgatgataattttatataattatgttttTATGCAATATAGGAGCTATATCAATGCAacatgatataattatgctaatAATGACCTAATATTAGAAGCAACATATAATCAACAAAGCATATGATATAATATAAgtatatttatcaaaaaacaaaacaataagcATAAATCAACAAACTCTTGAAGTGCCAACAAGGTGTGCTGTcaccttggacccaagaaagagcctgGACGCCTAGGTGGTGGCTTCTTGACAAACTATGCATCTATTTGATTTTATAGATTATGTTTTTACGttgtttttaagaaaatttgTTTCGATAAGTTCATTTGCATTAAAATGATATACAGCCTGCAATCATAAGTTGAATGGTTCTGTATTGTTCATAGTCAGTATGGCTGGTAAAGTTGGCCAAGTTCACCAATTATCACATGGCAGACATTGGGTGGTCCATGTTATATGTGATCATTTGCCCATCTtttttgtcaaatttcagccAGCCAGGTTTAGCCATCCCATTTGGGCTCAAAAGTGCTTCTAAAATAGTAAGAGAATTACAAAAAATACCACTAACGTTCAtgcattctttttatttttgtgtaacTCCGAATGGACTTGGGACTTCCATTAATTACACGTTTTGGGGCCACCCATtgcttgagattttttttttcctggtcaCTGCAGTTTATCATATTTCAAATTATATCATATTTCAAATTATCTCTGATGtgaattgtttttatttttggcaTTTTTGGTGAAGAAAGTGGAAATGTTGCATAATTGGCTCATCTATTGGCGACACTCAATGTCCTTCAGTAGTTATGCCTCTGACCTATTGTGATATTCTTATCAGGAAACATTTTACAAATTTGTTCTGGTTTTAGCTTTTGTTTTGaagtgttatatatatatatatatatatttaatgctTGCTGAGAAAAgttgttttgggatttcttcattaaaaaaaagaaaaaggaaaaaaaggttgATTTTGGGCTTATCCAGGATAAGTGCTACCTTTTTCTTGAGTCATAATTGGACGATAGTCTCAGTAAAATGAATTCTTATGTATTGCTTGGTTGGACTTGGGCGTTCCTTAGGGAAGTCAAAACAGTTTTGAACTTTCTAATTTAGTCCTTTGACAGTTAGCACCGACTGTTATCTCTGAGGTATGGCCAATTTAGAGAAGTTGCCCAACATTTAGATTGGTGGCATTGAACAAGACCAAGTGTGAATAGTCTAATGACAAATTCAATTGTCCTTCATGTTTTATTGgttatttcaaattttttgataGATTTTGGTTATTTCAATTTTATCTTTCAATTATTATGTTATTGCAGATGGCCGGGATGTGGGAGCACCTGGCCTTTCTTCTGGAGGGAGGCCAAAACCCTGCATGAAATTCTTCAGGTTTTCTCTTTCCTGTTCAGTAGTTGACTAGTTGGTCACCGTTTCTAATACaaatatttaaaattcaaaattgaccCTCTTGGACATTCCCCATAATAAATGGCTGAAAAGGAAAAGCATAGCTGAGCTTGAAAGTTCTTGAACCAGACCAGTCTTCTGTCTTTCAGGTCTGGCATTGCTATCAAGGCAGCAGTTTCACTCTCACATCAGCTTTCGATGACATGGAAGTGAAAAATTGCTGCAGCCGAGTCCTCAGGTATAACTTAAAAGGGAGGATTGTTGAGTTCATAATAAATGTGACCAGGATTGTTTACCTCTGTGAAATCAAAGAGCTCATCTCTATTTTAAAGGAATTGGTTAAAAATTGAACCTGATAAACCTCATTAATCCGTGATGTCCATGTCATTGTTttaccattttcttttcttggttactGAGGTCTATATCCATCTCCATTGGGTAACCTTGAGGTACTTAAACATAGTTGTTACAGGTTGCTATTATTATACACATGGCCTTTTTGCATGTGTTTTGATCCCTCCTGTTGATGGGTCCCACCTTATTCCCCCAATCCAGAGACTTTCCTACTGGATAACGTTGATCATTCGATCTGCTGCACTTTTTTCCTGATTACatcatataaataataaaatggtTCAGAAAAAAGAGCATGGAATTGATGAGTACAATGTGGGTCAATTTGTTCTTGGAACTTATATATCCTGGTGGCACTGCGGTAGTGTTCTTCATTGTAGACCAAAATTGTGACCTTTTCTGCATTGCTGTTAGGGCGTTGTATTAACTATCTTTGTGCCTTTTGCAGTACTTCAGGATGCCCATTTGGTGAATCTTGCCACTTCCTACACTATGTACCCGGGGGCCTCAGTTCATTGGGTCTGTCTCCTGTAGTCTCCCTCCCAGCTACTTCAGCTACTGCTGCCCAAAGGAAACAGCTCGGGCCCATTGGGAACCCAAGTGCTGCAGTTGGTGGCTTCAAAACGAGGCTATGCAACAGGTACAACACTCCTGAGGGCTGCCGGTTTGGTGACAAATGTCATTTTGCACATGGGGAGAGTGATCTGCGGTCACCAAACAATCAATCTCGAGGGAACATCCGACGAGGTCCAGTTGAAGGACCAAGAGGAACAGGACCTCCTGGATTCAATGATGGCAGCTCTAGCTTCTCAAACTCGGACACATTTGGAAACTCGGACTTCAATTCTCAAGGCTATGGTGAGCAGAACCCAACTGGTGTTGCAGTTAATGATGGTTCTGCAAACTATGCAGCTGGTCCGGTTGGTGAAAATGTACAGGTGTATTAGTGGGGGTAACTAGGTAGGCACTATGGTTGGTTTTTATCGACCAAACGTGCATGTGGTGGTTATTAATTGGCAGATTGATAAATGACTAGAACTTTGGTTGGTGAAGTATCAGTCTGCTGGATCATAGCTGCCATCTCAGTTTTATAAGAACCTGTTATATTTTTGTAGTAGTTTGAGACTGGCCTTTGCAT is drawn from Macadamia integrifolia cultivar HAES 741 chromosome 7, SCU_Mint_v3, whole genome shotgun sequence and contains these coding sequences:
- the LOC122083839 gene encoding zinc finger CCCH domain-containing protein 44-like, with translation MEVKNCCSRVLSTSGCPFGESCHFLHYVPGGLSSLGLSPVVSLPATSATAAQRKQLGPIGNPSAAVGGFKTRLCNRYNTPEGCRFGDKCHFAHGESDLRSPNNQSRGNIRRGPVEGPRGTGPPGFNDGSSSFSNSDTFGNSDFNSQGYGEQNPTGVAVNDGSANYAAGPVGENVQVY